The sequence GCGTCTGGCCCGAGGACATGTCGCTCAATCTGCTCTATGCCGAAGCGCTTCTGGAGCACGGCATGCCCGAGCGCGGCGTGGAACTGATGCGCGCCTACCTGCAAAAGCATCCGGATTCCCTGGACGCCCGTCTGGAGCTGGCCCTGCTGCTGGTCAAAAGCAAGCAGTTCACGGAAGCCGAAAAACTGCTCAACAGCGTGACGGCCAAACAGCGTTCCCCTCTGGTGGATTATTATCACGCCAGAGCGCTGATCGGCATGGAGCGCCGCAACGAGGCCATCCCTTATCTTCAGAAGGCCATCAGGGAAATGCCGGACTTTGTGGAGGCCCTGGCCGAGTTGGCCTTCATTTACGAGCAGCGCGGGGATCTGCGCGAAGCCCGCAATGTCTATGAAAAACTGATCAAGCTCAATTTTTCCACCCAGGATGTGGCTCTCAGGCTGGTGAACATTTCCCTGCGCCTGAAGCAGCCCGAAAAAGCCCTCCAGTATATGCGTCTGGGTCCGGCCACCGTGCCCTTCAAACTGACGGTAGCCAGCATGTTCATGGATTCGCGCCATTATCTGCAGGCCGAAAGCCTGCTCAAGCAGATCGTGGCCGACGGCGGCGCGCCCGGCGATGTCTATCTGCTGCTGGCGGATCTGGCCTACGAGCAGCGCCGTGATCTGTCCATGGCCCTGTCCTGGCTGGATAAAATGCCGTCCACCAGCAAAAGCTCCGGACGCGCCCGTCTGCTGCGCGCCCAACTCCTGGCCGAGGCCGGGCAGAACGACAACGCCCTCAAGGTGGTGCGCCAGGGGCGGAAAGATTTTGCCGAGATTCCCGACTTTCAGGAGTTTGAAATTCGCCTGCTGGCCCGTCAGAAACAGATGACGGACGCCCTCAAGGTGGCCCGCGAGGCGGTGAAAACATGGCCGGACAATACGGACCTGGCCTTTCTGCTGGGTTCCCTGCTGGACGAGACCGGCGACAAGAAGGGCGCTTTTACGGTCATGGAAGGCATCCTGACGAGCCATCCGGACAACTATCAGGCGCTCAACTATGTGGGCTACACTCTGGCCGAGGAAAGCCGGGAGCTGGAGCGGGCCGTCAAACTGCTGGCCAGGGCCAACGAGCTTTCGCCTGATCAGGCTTATATTGTGGACTCCCTGGCCTGGGCCTTGTTCAAATCCGGCCGCCTGGAAGAGGCCCTGAGCGAAATCCGCCGGGCCGTGAAGCTGGGCGATCAGGTGGACCCCTCCATCTGGGAGCATTACGGCGACATCGCCCAGCGCATGGGCCTCAAGGATGAGGCCCGCAAGGCCTATCAGAAGGCTCTGGACCTCAAACCCGCCAATGCCGAAACCTTGCGGCAGCGGCTTTCAACATTATGAAAAAACTCGTCCTTCTCTGTTGCTTTCTGCTGGCCTGCGCCTGTGCCAAACAGCCTTCCAGCCTGGATTCGGGTCCGGAGGCGCAAGCCCGTCTGGAAAGCCGCTGGCAGAAGTTTACAGCCGTCAGCGAGGCCGCGCCGCGCGCGCCCTATCGCCTGCAAATGAGCCTGCGCTTCGGCGCCGAAGGCGATACCCGCCGGGTCACGGCCCTGTTCTGGGGCAACAGCGAACGCCGGTTGCGTCTGGACGTCATGGCCGGCGTGGGCGCGGTGATCGCCAAAATTCTTGAAGACGGCCAACATTTTCTGGTCTACAGCCCAAGTGAAAACAAAGCCTATTTCTACCAGGGCGCGGCCAAGCCGCTGCTCAAAGTGGGCGTGCCCGTGCCCTTTGATCTGGAGCATCTGGCCGCCCTGCTCAACGGCCGCTACGCGGCGGTCTTCGGAGATGAGCACAACGCCGCCGCGGAACTGCCCGATGGCTTGGCGCGCTATGAGCTGAGCGGCAAACCCGGGGGCAGCGTGACCCTCAACGCCGAAGGTCTGCCCGTGGCCTGGCGCGAAGCCCCGCAGGGCGGCAAAGGCTGGAGCATGGACATCGCCTATGACGACGCAGTGCCGCCCCTGCCCCGCCGCCTGACCCTGACCCACAGCAACGGCAAACGCGCCATCCTGTTGGTTAAAGAGCGGGAAAAACCGGCCGGGGCCTTTACCACGGAGCAGATGAGCCTTACCTTGCCTGAAGGCGCGCCTCTGCTGCCGCTTTCGCAGTACAGAGCGCAGTAGTCCCCTATTTTCTCTGCAAGGAGCAGATATGCAACGCATCCACCTGGCATCGGACCACGCCGGATTTGACCTGAAGGCTACCCTGGCCCAGCAGCTGACCGGACTCGGCTACGAGGTTGTCGACGACGGAACCCATTCCAGGGAAAGTTGCGACTATCCCGTCTTTGCCCACAAACTCTGCGAAGCTGTGGAGCGTGAGCACTGCCTCGGCATCCTGGTCTGCGGCACGGGCATCGGCATGTCCCTGGCCGCCAACCGCCACCCCGGCATCCGGGCCGCGCTCTGCGCCACCGAACTGCACGCCCGCCTGAGCCGCCGCCACAACAACGCCAACGTGCTTTGCCTGGGTTCGCGCGTCACGGGCGTGGAACTGGCTCTGGCCATCATGGGGGCTTTTCTGGAAAGTCAGTTTGAAGGGGGCCGCCATCAGCGCCGCCTGGATCAGCTCAACGCCCCGGCCTGAGGCGTGGCAACGGCGAGACTTGCGCTTTTTTCGGCAGGCATGCACGCATCTCGCGCCGGAAGCCCTTTTGAGGGCAGATTGCCTTTGGAAGGCTATGCCTGTTCAAAGAGAATCTGCTCGATAACGACCACATAACTATACTGAATTCTGCCTTTTTCCGTATGGCTCGCAAATTTGCGCCGACGGTTGAAGCGGGGACAGGTCAGCAACAGCCCCTAAAGGATTGCCATGCAGCTCTACAACACTCTGGGCCGTCAAAAAGAAGAATTCATTCCGGTCCGGCCGGGCAAAGTTCATATGTACGTCTGCGGCATCACCGCCTATGACTACTGCCACATCGGCCACGCCCGTTCCGCCCTGGTGTTTGACGCTCTGGTCCGCCATTTGCGCCATCTGGGCCTGGAGGTCAGCTTCGTGCGCAACTTTACGGACGTGGACGACAAGATCATCAACCGCGCCAACAGCGAAGGCCGCGACTGGCGGGAAGTGGCCCAGACCTATATCGACGCCTTCCATGAAGACATGGACCGCCTGGGCGTGCTGCGCGCGGACTCCGAACCGCGCGCCACGGAATATATTCCCCAGATCCAGGATCTCTGCGCCAAACTGATCGACGAGGGCAAGGCCTACGCCACGCCTTCGGGCGACGTCTACTTCCGGGTGCGCTCCTACCCGCCCTACGGCAAACTTTCCGGCCGCAGTCTGGACGAACTGCTCTCGGGCGCACGCGTGGCGCCGGGCGAGGAAAAGGAAGATCCGCTGGACTTCGCCCTCTGGAAGGCCGCCAAGCCCGGCGAGCCCTCCTGGGACAGCCCCTGGGGCAAAGGCCGCCCCGGCTGGCATATCGAATGCTCGGCCATGAGCGGTCCCTATCTGCCACTGGATATCCACGGCGGCGGCCAGGACCTGATCTTCCCCCACCATGAGAACGAAATCGCCCAGTCAGAGGCCGTCTGCCGTTGCGAACTGGCCCGCTACTGGGTGCACAACGGCTTTGTGCAGGTCAATGCGGAAAAGATGTCCAAATCGCTGGGCAACTTTAAAACCATCCGCGACATTCTTGAAAGCTA comes from Desulfovibrio porci and encodes:
- a CDS encoding tetratricopeptide repeat protein, with the protein product MKRKTIALLCALTLAATAPLSLLGCGGCAGNKPQTGQTSDRTGEESAAGEKSALSRGESASLQSLPVRPLENELSPDAQSTYAYLLYTQALLDEDEAALLQAASLLKTSPVPAKVWMEGGVWLMSRKSPNAVILLEQALSVWPEDMSLNLLYAEALLEHGMPERGVELMRAYLQKHPDSLDARLELALLLVKSKQFTEAEKLLNSVTAKQRSPLVDYYHARALIGMERRNEAIPYLQKAIREMPDFVEALAELAFIYEQRGDLREARNVYEKLIKLNFSTQDVALRLVNISLRLKQPEKALQYMRLGPATVPFKLTVASMFMDSRHYLQAESLLKQIVADGGAPGDVYLLLADLAYEQRRDLSMALSWLDKMPSTSKSSGRARLLRAQLLAEAGQNDNALKVVRQGRKDFAEIPDFQEFEIRLLARQKQMTDALKVAREAVKTWPDNTDLAFLLGSLLDETGDKKGAFTVMEGILTSHPDNYQALNYVGYTLAEESRELERAVKLLARANELSPDQAYIVDSLAWALFKSGRLEEALSEIRRAVKLGDQVDPSIWEHYGDIAQRMGLKDEARKAYQKALDLKPANAETLRQRLSTL
- the rpiB gene encoding ribose 5-phosphate isomerase B, giving the protein MQRIHLASDHAGFDLKATLAQQLTGLGYEVVDDGTHSRESCDYPVFAHKLCEAVEREHCLGILVCGTGIGMSLAANRHPGIRAALCATELHARLSRRHNNANVLCLGSRVTGVELALAIMGAFLESQFEGGRHQRRLDQLNAPA
- the cysS gene encoding cysteine--tRNA ligase produces the protein MQLYNTLGRQKEEFIPVRPGKVHMYVCGITAYDYCHIGHARSALVFDALVRHLRHLGLEVSFVRNFTDVDDKIINRANSEGRDWREVAQTYIDAFHEDMDRLGVLRADSEPRATEYIPQIQDLCAKLIDEGKAYATPSGDVYFRVRSYPPYGKLSGRSLDELLSGARVAPGEEKEDPLDFALWKAAKPGEPSWDSPWGKGRPGWHIECSAMSGPYLPLDIHGGGQDLIFPHHENEIAQSEAVCRCELARYWVHNGFVQVNAEKMSKSLGNFKTIRDILESYLPETLRFFLLGKHYRSPIDFTAEGMDESEKAQHRVYSSLLEARKALERASRKKTPLPAELREEWTALPTAFEAALDDDLNTAQALGQIFSQVRIVNRLLEEKSLRAAEGTRELLEEFLARARDWDAQLGLFGRDPAEFLSELRAMRVARKNLDMDHVENLLRQRREARMQKDFARSDALREELLGLGVSVRDTPDGQDWDLE